A window from Pseudomonas sp. MRSN 12121 encodes these proteins:
- a CDS encoding arginase: protein MNILDLDHSLTAQEPVQRRLRSGLARRLDLLDLGPQLRLWSTERTYRRFTERLGQRPVHSGPQPEIFFVGSGDYHHLTPAFLAGLQEPVSLIHFDNHPDWVRFAPRRHCGSWVNRALRLPHIQRIVTLGPCSDDLHNPQLRGGNLGALRQGRLQLFPWQHEPSKVWGRIGDGAGHRQQENQLHWRNLAGLDWTAFLEQLIDSLPTRAIWITIDKDVLASADAATNWDQGGMRLAHLLQALRSLAAAKRILGIDVCGEFAAPAFSNAFKRWEARSDQPPAARWSEADLLRNATTNEALMALFEELFP from the coding sequence TTGAACATTCTCGATCTCGACCACAGCCTGACCGCCCAGGAGCCTGTCCAACGCCGCTTGCGCAGCGGCCTGGCGCGGCGCCTGGACCTGCTGGACCTCGGCCCGCAATTGCGCCTCTGGTCCACCGAACGCACCTATCGCCGCTTCACCGAACGCCTCGGCCAGCGGCCCGTCCACAGCGGCCCGCAACCGGAAATCTTCTTTGTCGGCTCCGGCGACTATCACCACCTGACCCCGGCCTTCCTCGCCGGCCTGCAAGAACCGGTGAGCCTGATCCATTTCGACAACCATCCCGACTGGGTGCGCTTCGCGCCCCGCCGGCACTGCGGTTCGTGGGTCAACCGGGCGCTGCGGTTGCCACATATCCAGCGCATCGTCACCCTCGGGCCGTGCAGCGACGACCTGCACAACCCGCAGCTGCGCGGCGGCAACCTTGGCGCGCTGCGCCAGGGCAGGCTGCAGTTGTTTCCCTGGCAACACGAGCCGTCCAAGGTCTGGGGCCGGATCGGCGACGGCGCCGGGCACCGGCAGCAGGAAAACCAGCTGCACTGGCGCAACCTGGCCGGGCTCGACTGGACCGCGTTTCTCGAACAACTGATCGACAGCCTGCCCACCCGGGCGATCTGGATCACCATCGACAAGGACGTGCTGGCCAGCGCCGATGCGGCCACCAACTGGGACCAGGGCGGCATGCGCCTGGCCCACCTGCTGCAAGCCCTGCGCAGCCTGGCGGCGGCCAAGCGCATCCTCGGCATCGACGTCTGCGGCGAGTTCGCCGCGCCCGCCTTCAGCAACGCCTTCAAGCGTTGGGAAGCGCGCTCCGACCAGCCACCGGCGGCGCGCTGGAGCGAGGCCGACCTGCTGCGCAACGCGACCACCAACGAAGCCCTGATGGCGCTGTTCGAGGAGCTGTTCCCGTGA